In a genomic window of Flavobacterium sp. KACC 22761:
- the fusA gene encoding elongation factor G has translation MARDLKYTRNIGIAAHIDAGKTTTTERILFYTGKSHKIGEVHDGAATMDWMAQEQERGITITSAATTCTWNFPTVQGKVIPESLPYHFNIIDTPGHVDFTVEVNRSLRVLDGLVFLFSAVDGVEPQSETNWRLADQYRVPRMGFVNKMDRQGANFLAVCGQVKDMLKSNAVAITLPIGDEADFKGIVDLVKNQAIVWHDETQGATFDVVDIPADMVDDVKHYRSILIEEIATYDENLLDKYMEDENSITEEEINNALRAATIDMAIIPMLAGSSFKNKGVQFMLDAVCKYLPSPLDKEGIEGIHPDDAELLEEDQTKIIRRPDVKEPFAALAFKIATDPFVGRLAFFRAYSGRLDAGSYVLNTRSGNKERISRIYQMHANKQNPIEFIEAGDIGAAVGFKDIKTGDTLSDEKHPIILESMKFPEPVIGIAIEPKTKADVDKMGMALAKLAEEDPTFTVRTDEASGQTIISGMGELHLDILVDRMKREFKVEVNQGEPQVEYKEAFTKSAQHRETYKKQSGGRGKFGDIVFRIEPADEVDGKVPVGLQFVNEVKGGNVPKEYIPAVEKGFREAMKTGPLAGYAVDSLKVTLLDGSFHPVDSDALSFELAARMGYKESGRAAGAVILEPIMKIEVITPEENMGDIVGDLNRRRGQVNDMGDRNGAKTIKADVPLSEMFGYVTTLRTLSSGRATSTMEFSHYAETPSNISEEVIKKAKGNA, from the coding sequence ATGGCTAGAGATTTAAAATATACAAGAAATATCGGAATCGCTGCTCACATTGATGCTGGTAAAACAACAACAACTGAGCGTATTCTTTTTTATACTGGAAAGTCACACAAAATTGGTGAGGTGCACGATGGTGCTGCGACAATGGACTGGATGGCTCAAGAGCAGGAAAGAGGTATCACAATTACTTCTGCTGCTACAACTTGTACTTGGAACTTCCCAACTGTACAAGGTAAAGTTATTCCAGAATCATTACCTTACCACTTTAATATTATTGATACTCCTGGACACGTTGACTTTACTGTAGAGGTAAACCGTTCTTTACGTGTACTTGATGGTTTGGTTTTCTTATTTAGTGCTGTTGATGGTGTTGAGCCTCAATCAGAAACTAACTGGAGACTTGCTGATCAATATAGAGTTCCTCGTATGGGATTCGTAAATAAAATGGACCGTCAAGGTGCTAACTTTTTAGCTGTGTGCGGACAGGTTAAAGATATGTTGAAATCGAATGCGGTTGCAATTACTTTGCCTATTGGTGATGAAGCAGATTTCAAAGGTATTGTTGACTTAGTGAAAAATCAAGCTATCGTATGGCATGATGAAACTCAAGGAGCTACTTTTGACGTTGTGGATATCCCAGCTGATATGGTTGATGATGTTAAGCACTACCGTTCTATTCTTATCGAAGAGATTGCGACTTATGACGAAAATCTTTTAGATAAGTATATGGAAGATGAAAATTCTATTACTGAAGAAGAAATCAATAATGCTTTAAGAGCTGCTACTATTGATATGGCAATCATTCCTATGCTTGCTGGTTCTTCTTTCAAAAACAAAGGTGTTCAATTTATGTTGGATGCAGTTTGTAAATATTTGCCATCTCCATTAGATAAAGAAGGTATTGAAGGAATTCACCCTGATGATGCTGAATTATTAGAAGAAGATCAAACTAAAATTATCCGTAGACCAGATGTAAAAGAGCCATTCGCTGCTTTAGCATTTAAAATTGCTACTGACCCATTCGTAGGTCGTTTAGCTTTCTTCCGTGCTTACTCTGGACGTTTGGATGCTGGTTCTTATGTTTTAAATACTCGTTCTGGTAACAAAGAGAGAATCTCTCGTATTTACCAAATGCATGCTAACAAACAAAATCCAATCGAATTTATTGAGGCTGGAGATATTGGAGCTGCTGTAGGATTTAAAGATATCAAAACTGGAGATACTTTGTCTGACGAGAAGCACCCAATTATCTTGGAATCTATGAAGTTCCCAGAGCCGGTAATTGGTATCGCTATCGAGCCTAAAACTAAAGCTGACGTTGATAAAATGGGTATGGCTTTGGCTAAATTAGCTGAAGAGGATCCAACATTTACGGTAAGAACTGACGAGGCTTCAGGTCAAACTATTATTTCTGGTATGGGTGAGCTTCACTTGGATATCTTAGTTGATCGTATGAAACGTGAGTTTAAAGTAGAGGTTAACCAAGGTGAGCCACAAGTAGAGTACAAAGAGGCGTTTACTAAATCTGCTCAACATAGAGAAACTTACAAAAAACAATCTGGAGGTCGTGGTAAATTCGGTGATATCGTATTTAGAATCGAGCCTGCTGATGAAGTTGATGGTAAAGTTCCGGTTGGATTACAGTTCGTAAATGAGGTAAAAGGTGGTAACGTTCCTAAAGAATATATCCCTGCTGTTGAAAAAGGTTTCCGTGAGGCTATGAAAACAGGTCCGTTAGCTGGATACGCTGTTGATAGTTTGAAAGTAACTTTATTAGACGGATCTTTCCACCCTGTGGATTCTGATGCTCTTTCTTTTGAATTAGCTGCTAGAATGGGTTATAAAGAGTCTGGACGTGCTGCTGGAGCTGTTATTCTTGAGCCAATCATGAAAATCGAAGTTATTACTCCTGAAGAAAACATGGGTGATATCGTAGGTGACTTGAATCGTCGTAGAGGTCAAGTAAATGACATGGGTGACAGAAATGGTGCTAAGACTATCAAAGCTGATGTGCCTTTATCAGAAATGTTTGGTTATGTAACTACATTAAGAACATTATCTTCTGGTAGAGCTACTTCAACAATGGAGTTCTCTCACTATGCAGAAACACCTTCTAATATTTCAGAAGAGGTAATCAAAAAAGCAAAAGGTAACGCTTAA
- the rpsQ gene encoding 30S ribosomal protein S17 → MEEKRNLRKERIGVVTSNKMDKSIVISEVRKVKHPLYGKFVLKTKKYVAHDEKNDCNIGDTVRISETRPLSKTKCWRLVEILERAK, encoded by the coding sequence ATGGAAGAAAAAAGAAATTTAAGAAAAGAAAGAATAGGTGTTGTTACTTCAAATAAGATGGATAAATCTATCGTTATTTCTGAAGTAAGAAAAGTAAAACACCCATTATACGGTAAGTTCGTGTTGAAAACAAAAAAATATGTTGCACACGACGAAAAAAACGACTGTAACATTGGAGATACTGTAAGAATTAGCGAAACGCGTCCTTTAAGTAAAACAAAATGTTGGAGATTAGTTGAAATCTTAGAAAGAGCTAAATAA
- the rplP gene encoding 50S ribosomal protein L16, whose product MLQPKRTKYRKVQKGKMKGNSQRGHELSNGMFGIKSVHEDGMFLTSRQIEAARIAATRYMKREGQLWIKIFPDKPITKKPLEVRMGKGKGAVEYWAAVVKPGRIMFEVGGVPLSVAKEALRLAAQKLPVKTKFVVARDFEA is encoded by the coding sequence ATGTTACAGCCTAAAAGAACAAAATACCGTAAGGTACAAAAAGGTAAAATGAAAGGTAACTCTCAAAGAGGGCACGAACTTTCAAATGGAATGTTTGGAATTAAATCTGTACATGAAGATGGAATGTTCTTAACTTCTCGCCAAATCGAAGCTGCGCGTATTGCTGCAACTCGTTACATGAAGAGAGAGGGACAATTATGGATCAAAATTTTCCCAGACAAACCTATCACTAAGAAGCCTCTTGAAGTACGTATGGGTAAAGGTAAAGGAGCAGTTGAATATTGGGCTGCTGTTGTTAAACCAGGAAGAATTATGTTTGAAGTTGGAGGGGTTCCATTGTCAGTTGCAAAAGAGGCTTTACGTCTTGCAGCTCAAAAACTTCCAGTAAAAACTAAGTTCGTCGTTGCTAGAGATTTCGAAGCATAA
- the rplW gene encoding 50S ribosomal protein L23: MSIIIRPIVTEKVTKESEVLNRFGFVVDKKANKVEIKKAVEAAYGVTIVSVNTMNVRPDRSTKYTKSGLISGKTNAYKKAIVQVQEGETIDFYNNI; encoded by the coding sequence ATGAGCATCATTATCAGACCTATAGTAACAGAAAAAGTAACCAAAGAAAGTGAAGTTCTAAACCGCTTCGGATTCGTTGTTGACAAAAAAGCAAACAAAGTTGAGATTAAGAAAGCTGTTGAGGCTGCTTATGGAGTAACTATCGTTTCAGTTAACACAATGAATGTGAGACCAGATAGATCTACTAAATACACTAAAAGTGGTTTAATCAGTGGAAAGACAAATGCATACAAAAAAGCAATTGTTCAAGTACAAGAAGGAGAAACAATTGATTTTTACAACAATATCTAA
- the rplN gene encoding 50S ribosomal protein L14, which produces MVQQESRLKVADNTGAKEVLTIRVLGGTKRRYASVGDKIVVSIKDATPNGNVKKGAVSTAVVVRTKKEVRRADGSYIRFDDNACVLLNAAGEMRGTRVFGPVARELREKQFMKIVSLAPEVL; this is translated from the coding sequence ATGGTACAACAAGAATCAAGACTAAAAGTAGCAGATAACACGGGAGCTAAAGAAGTTTTAACTATTCGTGTTTTAGGAGGTACTAAAAGAAGATATGCCTCTGTTGGTGACAAAATTGTAGTTTCTATCAAAGATGCAACTCCAAACGGAAACGTGAAAAAAGGAGCTGTTTCAACTGCAGTTGTTGTACGTACTAAAAAAGAAGTGAGAAGAGCTGATGGTTCTTATATCCGTTTCGATGACAATGCATGTGTTCTTTTGAACGCTGCAGGGGAAATGAGAGGAACTCGTGTTTTTGGTCCGGTAGCAAGAGAACTTCGTGAAAAACAATTCATGAAAATTGTATCATTAGCACCAGAAGTGCTTTAA
- the rpmC gene encoding 50S ribosomal protein L29 — MKQSEIKDLSAAELQEKLSQTKKVYADLKMAHAISPIANPLQIRSVRRTVARLATELTKRELQ; from the coding sequence ATGAAACAATCAGAAATAAAAGATCTTTCTGCAGCGGAGTTGCAAGAAAAGCTTAGTCAAACTAAGAAAGTATATGCTGACCTGAAAATGGCTCACGCTATTTCTCCAATTGCAAACCCACTTCAAATTAGAAGTGTAAGAAGAACAGTTGCTAGATTAGCTACTGAGTTAACTAAAAGAGAGTTACAATAA
- the rpsJ gene encoding 30S ribosomal protein S10: protein MSQKIRIKLKSYDHMLVDKSAEKIVKTVKTTGAVVTGPIPLPTHKKLFTVLRSPHVNKKAREQFEVMSYKRLIDIYSSSSKTIDALMKLELPSGVEVEIKV, encoded by the coding sequence ATGAGTCAAAAAATCAGAATAAAACTAAAATCTTACGATCACATGTTGGTAGATAAATCTGCTGAAAAGATCGTAAAAACAGTAAAAACTACTGGAGCAGTTGTAACAGGTCCAATTCCGTTGCCAACTCACAAAAAACTTTTCACTGTATTGCGTTCTCCGCACGTTAACAAAAAAGCGAGAGAGCAATTTGAAGTAATGTCATACAAGAGATTGATTGATATTTATTCATCTTCATCTAAAACTATTGATGCTTTAATGAAACTTGAATTGCCAAGTGGTGTTGAAGTAGAGATAAAAGTATAA
- the rpsG gene encoding 30S ribosomal protein S7 has product MRKRAAKKRPLLPDPRFNDQLVTRFVNNLMWDGKKSTAFKVFYDAIDIIETKKQNDEKTSLEIWKDALTNVMPHVEVRSRRVGGATFQIPMQIRPDRKISMAMKWLILYSRRRNEKSMAQRLASECLAAAKEEGAAVKKRMDTHKMAEANKAFSHFRF; this is encoded by the coding sequence ATGAGAAAAAGAGCGGCAAAGAAAAGACCACTTTTACCGGATCCAAGGTTTAACGACCAATTAGTAACACGTTTTGTGAACAACTTAATGTGGGATGGTAAGAAATCTACAGCTTTTAAAGTATTTTATGATGCTATTGACATCATCGAGACTAAAAAGCAAAATGATGAGAAAACTTCATTAGAGATCTGGAAAGATGCTTTAACAAACGTTATGCCTCACGTAGAAGTACGTAGCCGTAGAGTTGGTGGAGCTACATTCCAAATCCCAATGCAAATTCGTCCAGACAGAAAAATTTCTATGGCAATGAAGTGGTTAATACTTTATTCAAGAAGAAGAAATGAAAAATCTATGGCACAGCGTTTAGCTTCTGAGTGTTTAGCAGCTGCTAAAGAAGAAGGTGCTGCAGTTAAGAAAAGAATGGATACTCACAAAATGGCAGAAGCTAACAAAGCATTCTCTCACTTTAGATTTTAA
- the rplB gene encoding 50S ribosomal protein L2, translated as MSVRKLKPITPGQRFRVVNGYDAITTDKPERSLIAPIKNSGGRNSQGKMTMRYTGGGHKQRYRIIDFKRTKDGIPATVKSIEYDPNRTAFIALLAYADGEKTYIIAQNGLKVGQKLVSGPESQPEIGNTLPLSRIPLGTVISCIELRPGQGAVIARSAGTFAQLMARDGKYATIKMPSGETRLILLTCSATIGAVSNSDHQLVVSGKAGRTRWLGRRPRTRPVAMNPVDHPMGGGEGRSSGGHPRSRKGLPAKGYRTRSKKNPSNKYIVERRKK; from the coding sequence ATGTCAGTAAGAAAATTAAAACCTATTACCCCAGGTCAGCGATTTAGAGTTGTGAATGGTTATGACGCCATTACAACTGATAAGCCGGAACGCTCTTTGATAGCGCCGATAAAAAACTCTGGAGGTAGAAATAGTCAAGGAAAGATGACCATGCGTTATACGGGTGGTGGTCACAAGCAGAGATATCGTATTATTGATTTCAAAAGAACTAAAGATGGAATTCCAGCTACAGTGAAATCAATCGAATACGATCCAAATCGTACTGCGTTTATCGCTTTGTTAGCTTATGCTGATGGAGAGAAAACTTATATTATCGCACAAAACGGATTGAAAGTTGGACAGAAATTAGTTTCTGGACCAGAGTCTCAACCAGAAATCGGTAATACATTACCTTTAAGCAGAATTCCTCTTGGAACTGTTATATCTTGTATTGAGTTACGTCCAGGACAAGGAGCAGTAATTGCTCGTTCAGCTGGAACTTTTGCTCAGTTAATGGCAAGAGACGGGAAATATGCAACAATTAAAATGCCATCTGGTGAGACAAGATTGATCTTGTTGACATGTTCGGCTACAATTGGAGCTGTTTCTAATTCTGACCACCAATTAGTTGTATCTGGAAAAGCAGGTAGAACAAGATGGTTAGGAAGAAGACCTAGAACTAGACCAGTAGCGATGAACCCAGTTGATCACCCTATGGGAGGTGGTGAAGGACGTTCTTCTGGAGGGCACCCACGTTCAAGAAAAGGATTGCCAGCTAAAGGTTACAGAACTCGTTCTAAGAAAAACCCGAGTAACAAGTATATCGTAGAACGTAGAAAGAAATAA
- the rplC gene encoding 50S ribosomal protein L3, which translates to MSGLIGKKIGMTSIFDENGKNIPCTVIEAGPCVVTQVRTNEVDGYEALQLGFDDKNEKHSTKAALGHFKKAGTVAKKKVVEFQDFATEQKLGDLIDVTIFVEGEFVDVQGVSKGKGFQGVVKRHGFGGVGQATHGQHNRLRAPGSVGASSYPSRVFKGMRMAGRMGGENVKVQNLRVLKVVAEKNLLVVKGCIPGHKNSYVIIQK; encoded by the coding sequence ATGTCTGGGTTAATTGGTAAGAAAATCGGCATGACTAGTATTTTCGACGAAAACGGGAAAAACATTCCTTGTACAGTAATCGAAGCTGGTCCATGCGTTGTTACCCAAGTCAGAACCAACGAGGTTGACGGGTATGAAGCGTTGCAACTTGGTTTCGATGACAAAAACGAGAAACATTCTACTAAAGCTGCTTTAGGGCACTTTAAAAAAGCTGGAACTGTTGCTAAGAAAAAAGTCGTTGAATTCCAAGATTTCGCAACTGAACAAAAATTAGGAGATCTTATTGATGTTACAATTTTTGTAGAAGGAGAATTTGTAGACGTACAAGGTGTGTCTAAAGGTAAAGGTTTCCAAGGTGTTGTTAAACGTCACGGTTTTGGTGGTGTTGGACAAGCTACTCATGGTCAGCACAACCGTTTAAGAGCGCCAGGTTCTGTAGGAGCATCTTCTTATCCATCTAGAGTATTCAAAGGAATGCGTATGGCTGGAAGAATGGGAGGAGAAAATGTAAAAGTTCAAAACCTTAGAGTTTTAAAAGTAGTTGCTGAAAAGAACCTACTTGTTGTTAAAGGATGTATTCCAGGACACAAAAACTCTTACGTAATCATTCAGAAGTAA
- the rplX gene encoding 50S ribosomal protein L24, with amino-acid sequence MIKLKIKSGDIVRVIAGDHKGAEGKVLRVYREKNKAIVEGVNMVSKHTKPSAKNPQGGIVKKEASIQISNIALIDPKTKETTRVGIRVEGDKKVRFSKKSNQVL; translated from the coding sequence ATGATAAAGCTAAAAATAAAATCAGGAGATATCGTAAGAGTTATTGCTGGAGACCATAAAGGTGCTGAAGGTAAAGTTTTACGTGTTTACCGTGAAAAAAACAAAGCGATCGTTGAAGGTGTAAACATGGTTTCTAAACATACTAAACCAAGTGCTAAAAACCCTCAAGGTGGTATCGTTAAGAAAGAAGCTTCTATTCAAATTTCTAACATTGCTTTAATTGATCCTAAAACTAAGGAGACAACTAGAGTAGGTATTAGAGTAGAAGGAGATAAGAAAGTAAGATTTTCAAAAAAATCTAATCAAGTACTATAG
- the rplD gene encoding 50S ribosomal protein L4, whose translation MEVKVLDFNGKDTGRKVQLSDSVFAIEPNNHAVYLDVKQYLANQRQGTHKAKERAEVTGSTRKIKKQKGTGTARAGSVKNPLFKGGGTVFGPRPRSYSFKLNKNLKRLARKSAFSIKAKESNIVVLEDFNFEVPNTKNFINVLKALGLENKKSLFVLGESNKNVYLSSRNLKASNVVTSSELSTYAILNANNLVLLEGSLELIEENLSK comes from the coding sequence ATGGAAGTAAAAGTATTAGATTTCAACGGAAAAGATACTGGAAGAAAAGTTCAACTTTCTGATTCAGTATTCGCAATTGAACCAAACAATCACGCAGTATATCTTGATGTTAAGCAATATCTTGCTAATCAAAGACAAGGTACTCACAAAGCTAAAGAAAGAGCTGAAGTAACTGGAAGTACTCGTAAGATTAAAAAACAAAAAGGAACTGGTACTGCTCGTGCAGGAAGTGTTAAGAATCCTTTGTTTAAAGGTGGAGGAACAGTTTTCGGACCAAGACCAAGAAGTTATTCATTCAAATTGAATAAAAACTTGAAGAGATTGGCTAGAAAATCAGCTTTCTCAATTAAAGCAAAAGAGTCAAATATTGTAGTTCTTGAAGACTTTAATTTTGAAGTGCCAAACACTAAAAATTTCATTAACGTTTTGAAAGCTTTAGGGTTAGAGAATAAAAAATCTTTATTTGTATTGGGCGAGTCAAATAAAAATGTATATTTGTCGTCACGTAATTTAAAGGCTTCAAATGTCGTAACTAGCTCAGAATTAAGCACTTACGCAATATTAAACGCTAATAATTTAGTGCTTTTGGAAGGTTCTTTAGAGTTAATTGAAGAAAATTTAAGTAAATAA
- the rplV gene encoding 50S ribosomal protein L22 has translation MGVRKRETADARKEANKSIAFAKLNNCPTSPRKMRLVADLVRGQKVERALNILRFSSKEASRKLEKLLLSAINNWEQKNSEGNLEEAGLFVKEIRVDGGMMLKRLRPAPQGRAHRIRKRSNHVTIVLGAINNTQSNS, from the coding sequence ATGGGAGTTCGTAAAAGAGAAACAGCAGATGCGAGAAAAGAGGCTAATAAGTCGATCGCTTTCGCAAAATTGAATAACTGCCCTACTTCACCTAGAAAAATGCGCTTAGTAGCGGACTTGGTAAGAGGTCAGAAGGTAGAAAGAGCACTTAACATTTTAAGATTCAGTTCTAAAGAAGCTTCAAGAAAATTAGAAAAACTATTATTATCTGCAATCAACAACTGGGAGCAAAAAAATAGTGAAGGTAATTTAGAAGAAGCTGGATTATTTGTTAAAGAGATCAGAGTAGATGGTGGAATGATGTTAAAAAGACTTCGTCCAGCTCCACAAGGTCGTGCACACAGAATAAGAAAACGTTCTAATCACGTAACAATCGTGCTTGGAGCTATCAATAACACACAAAGCAATTCTTAA
- the rpsS gene encoding 30S ribosomal protein S19 — MARSLKKGPFVHYKLDKKVQENVESGKNSVVKTWSRASMITPDFVGQTIAVHNGRQFVPVYVTENMVGHKLGEFSPTRSFRGHAGAKNKGKK; from the coding sequence ATGGCACGTTCATTAAAAAAAGGACCTTTCGTTCATTATAAATTAGACAAGAAAGTTCAAGAAAACGTAGAAAGTGGTAAAAATAGTGTAGTGAAGACTTGGTCTAGAGCTTCTATGATTACACCAGATTTCGTTGGACAAACTATCGCAGTTCATAACGGTCGTCAATTTGTACCAGTTTACGTAACAGAAAACATGGTAGGTCACAAATTAGGAGAGTTTTCGCCAACTAGATCTTTTAGAGGTCATGCTGGAGCAAAAAATAAAGGTAAAAAATAA
- the rplE gene encoding 50S ribosomal protein L5: protein MAYTPRLKEEYKSRVIAALKEEFGYTNVMQVPKLEKIVLSRGVGAAVSDKKLIDYAVDELTKITGQKAVSTISKKDVASFKLRKGMPIGAKVTLRGERMYEFLDRLITSALPRVRDFGGIKATGFDGRGNYNLGVLEQIIFPEIDIDKVNKISGMDITFVTTAKTDKEAKSLLAELGLPFKKN from the coding sequence ATGGCATATACACCTAGACTAAAAGAAGAATATAAGAGTAGAGTAATCGCTGCTCTTAAAGAAGAGTTCGGATATACAAACGTGATGCAAGTTCCTAAACTTGAAAAAATCGTTTTGAGCCGTGGAGTTGGTGCAGCTGTATCTGATAAAAAACTTATTGACTATGCAGTTGATGAGTTAACAAAGATCACTGGACAAAAAGCAGTTTCTACAATCTCTAAAAAAGACGTTGCGTCTTTCAAATTGAGAAAAGGAATGCCTATTGGAGCAAAAGTTACTTTACGTGGAGAAAGAATGTATGAGTTTTTAGATAGACTTATTACTTCTGCTTTGCCACGTGTTAGAGATTTTGGTGGTATTAAAGCTACTGGATTCGACGGAAGAGGTAACTACAATCTTGGAGTTTTAGAGCAAATCATTTTCCCAGAAATTGATATTGACAAAGTAAACAAAATTTCAGGAATGGATATTACTTTTGTTACTACTGCAAAAACAGACAAGGAAGCAAAGTCATTATTGGCTGAATTAGGATTACCTTTTAAAAAGAATTAA
- the rpsL gene encoding 30S ribosomal protein S12, which yields MPTIQQLVRTGRTQITKKSKSVALDSCPQRRGVCTRVYTTTPKKPNSAMRKVARVRLTNGNEVNAYIPGEGHNLQEHSIVLVRGGRVKDLPGVRYHIVRGALDTSGVAGRTQRRSKYGAKRPKEAKK from the coding sequence ATGCCAACAATTCAACAATTAGTAAGAACAGGAAGAACTCAGATCACTAAGAAGAGTAAATCGGTTGCTTTAGATTCTTGTCCTCAAAGAAGAGGGGTTTGTACGCGTGTTTACACTACTACACCAAAAAAACCAAACTCTGCAATGCGTAAAGTTGCGCGTGTACGTTTGACAAATGGTAATGAGGTGAATGCTTACATCCCAGGAGAAGGACACAATCTACAAGAGCACTCGATAGTATTAGTGCGAGGTGGAAGGGTAAAAGATTTACCAGGTGTTAGATATCATATCGTTCGTGGAGCGCTTGATACGTCAGGTGTTGCAGGAAGAACGCAAAGAAGATCTAAGTACGGTGCTAAACGCCCAAAAGAAGCAAAAAAGTAA
- the rpsC gene encoding 30S ribosomal protein S3, translating to MGQKTNPIGNRLGIIRGWDSNWYGGNDYGDKLAEDHKIRKYIHARLSKASVSKVIIERTLKLVTVTITTARPGIIIGKGGQEVDKLKEELKKVTDKEVQINIFEIKRPELDAYLVATSIARQIESRISYRRAIKMAIAASMRMNAEGIKVLISGRLNGAEMARSEGFKEGRIPLSTFRADIDYALAEAHTTYGRMGIKVWIMKGEVYGKRELSPLAGMDKKQSGTGGGKGGDAPRGKSNFNKGGKPDARKRK from the coding sequence ATGGGACAAAAGACAAATCCAATTGGAAATAGACTTGGTATCATCAGAGGATGGGACTCAAACTGGTATGGTGGAAATGATTACGGCGATAAATTAGCTGAAGATCACAAAATCAGAAAGTATATCCACGCTCGTTTATCAAAAGCTAGTGTATCTAAAGTAATCATCGAGAGAACTTTGAAACTTGTAACCGTTACTATCACTACTGCTAGACCTGGTATCATTATCGGAAAAGGCGGACAAGAGGTAGACAAGTTGAAAGAAGAACTTAAGAAAGTTACTGACAAAGAGGTTCAAATTAACATCTTTGAAATTAAAAGACCTGAGCTAGATGCTTATCTTGTGGCTACAAGCATCGCTCGTCAAATCGAAAGCCGTATTTCTTACAGACGTGCAATCAAAATGGCTATTGCTGCTTCTATGCGTATGAACGCTGAAGGTATCAAAGTTTTGATTTCTGGTCGTTTGAATGGTGCAGAGATGGCGCGTTCAGAAGGTTTCAAAGAAGGTAGAATTCCTCTATCAACTTTCAGAGCTGACATTGATTATGCTTTGGCTGAAGCTCACACTACTTACGGTAGAATGGGTATCAAAGTATGGATCATGAAAGGTGAAGTTTACGGTAAGAGAGAGCTTTCTCCACTTGCTGGAATGGACAAAAAACAATCTGGTACAGGTGGTGGTAAAGGTGGAGATGCTCCTAGAGGCAAATCTAACTTTAACAAAGGCGGTAAACCAGATGCTCGTAAAAGAAAGTAA